One genomic window of Arachis stenosperma cultivar V10309 chromosome 10, arast.V10309.gnm1.PFL2, whole genome shotgun sequence includes the following:
- the LOC130954385 gene encoding ubiquitin carboxyl-terminal hydrolase 4-like produces MGAAGSKLEKALGDQFPEGERYFGLENFGNTCYCNSVLQALYFCVPFREQLLDYYANNKSMADAEENLLTCLADLFSQISSQKKKTGVIAPKRFVQRLKKQNELFRSYMHQDAHEFLNFLLNELVDILEKEAQSAKDDQDPLPPSEKVANGPIAGPVNGAKKEPLVTWVHKNFQGILTNETRCLQCETVTARDETFFDLSLDIEQNSSITSCLKNFSSTETLNAEDKFFCDKCCSLQEAQKRMKIKKPPQILVIHLKRFKYIEQLGRYKKLSYRVVFPLELKLSDTVEDADIEYSLFAVVVHVGSGPNHGHYVSLVKSHNHWLFFDDENVEMIDESAVQTFFGSSQEYSSNTDHGYILFYESIASGHKS; encoded by the exons ATGGGTGCTGCGGGTTCCAAGCTCGAGAAGGCTCTCGGTGACCAATTCCCTGAAGGTGAACGTTACTTCGGCCTCGAGAATTTCGGCAACACTTGTTACTGCAACAGCGTTTTGCAG GCACTGTACTTCTGTGTCCCATTTCGTGAACAATTGTTAGATTATTATGCAAATAACAAAAGCATGGCAGATGCAGAGGAAAATCTTTTAACTTGCCTAGCTGACTTATTTTCACAG ATAAGTTCCCAAAAGAAGAAAACTGGTGTGATTGCTCCCAAAAGATTTGTACAGAGGttgaaaaaacaaaatgaaCTCTTCCGCAGCTATATGCACCAG GATGCCCATGAATTCTTGAACTTTTTGTTGAATGAACTTGTCGACATTTTGGAGAAAGAGGCCCAGTCTGCAAAAGATGATCAAGATCCATTACCGCCTTCTGAAAAGGTTGCAAATGGGCCTATAGCTGGTCCAGTTAATGGCGCCAAGAAAGAGCCTTTAGTTACTTGGGTTCATAAAAACTTTCAG GGAATACTCACCAATGAGACAAGGTGCCTACAATGCGAAACAGTGACTGCTAGGGATGAAACCTTTTTTGACTTGAGCCTCGACATTGAACAGAACAGTTCAATTACAAGCTGTTTGAAAAACTTCAGTTCAACAGAGACATTAAATGCCgaagataaatttttttgtgacaAATGCTGCAG TTTGCAAGAagctcagaagaggatgaagataaaGAAACCACCTCAAATCTTGGTCATCCATCTAAAACGGTTTAAGTATATTGAACAGCTTGGCCGCTACAAGAAGTTATCTTACCGGGTTGTCTTCCCCCTTGAGCTGAAGCTGAGTGATACCGTTGAAGATGCAGACATTGAGTATTCTCTGTTTGCAGTAGTTGTCCATGTTGGTAGTGGCCCTAACCATGGCCATTATGTTAGCCTTGTGAAAAGCCATAACCACTGGTTATTTTTTGACGACGAAAATGTTGAGATGATAGATGAGTCAGCCGTTCAGACATTCTTTGGGTCATCACAGGAATATTCCAGTAATACAGACCATGGTTACATTTTGTTCTACGAGAGCATAGCCTCTGGTCACAAGAGTTAG